The genomic DNA TCCCTTTAGCCGTAGTAAGTGAAATGCTCCTATTAGACAATTTCAAAAACATAATTTCTAAATGGCTGGTTCAGCGAGTGTGCAAGATGAAGTGAATCCTCTGTTCTGATTGGTTACCCGAGCAAAGATAGGCCTATCGATTTGTCccgtaagaaaaaaaaattgcgtatAATGAAGCCTTTATTGTCCAAGCTTTTTCGGACAGTATTCCTCAACATTGGTCtcgttcttttttgcgtttttatcaACCTCGACTTCGTCATGATCCAATACGAcccaaaaaagaacttggctaATAATCAGCGACTTTGAACACTTTACGTGGTGGTCAAAGAGTTTCGTGGTAGCgtgattttcattcatttatttgttaaaagaaaagaatgagaaaaaaatcaaatcaaatttcacaagaattgtgaaaacacgggtaaaattctgaaaatttcatgtgtaagatgtcattttgtgaaatttgacatacATTTTCTCGAGCTCCCATAAGAAGTTTTTTTtcgtgttactacagatgactaattacatctatagcccttgacaaatgtaaaaaagaattctatatgctttaaattattttggtaCAAGGTttctgtccactgaaaattaaaattactcaatttcctaaagAATTCCATCTTAATATTCCCATAATCGATGGCCTTATATTTAGGCCTTTGTatattatgctagcattttgtTCTAACATTTTCGTGAGGCAAACGCATTAAGCATTATTCCAGCATTTTAGCAGCATTTTCGCAGAAAATTAGTTCTTTTCTCACAGAAAACGAAAATCGTAACATTTTTAAGAGAAATGACGACTTACagtccaaaagttaaaaatatatatatatcttctAATTTCACCTTAACAAGTCGTGTGGATGACCATTGTTTGCCGTATTTAAACTATTTACCTGTATACATTTTCGCAATACCACTTATACGTTTTTATTATCCTTACACCCCCTTAAAGGAGAATAGAatagaattaataaaaattccTCTCTGTGATGAGCATTATCGAGCATTTTGGTGACATTCTTAGGGGCtgccgagcattttagtgagaaTAATGGAGCATTCAGATGGAGCGGTTTAGTagggaaacaaaagcataatgtacaaaggCCCACTTATAATATGCGCCCTCTGGTACCAAGAGGGATGACTGTGGGGACATGTTAAGTTGTTCTCACCGTTGAGTCTCTGGCTAAAAACGCATTGTATAACGATccaatgaaacctctttggaagTACTAAAACATAGTACTATTCAGTagtttttcaaataataaatcTGAATATAATATTCGAGTctgtatatttatttttggGAAATTTGGGTTTTTCAAGAGTCAAGGAACAAAAGCCCGCTTGATGCATGCAAATTTTCTTTGTAATGTCTTGTATTCAGCCAATGTGTACGCTGTAATTGTGCACGTGTTTACAAAAAGCACGAATAATGATCGaaagaagaagtaaacaaaaatcCGTAGAGACAAAACCAAAGCTGTTATAGTAGACCTTTACCTTCAATCTTTTAATCGATCGATCGACGGTGTTTATTGAAAGTCACTAAAATCTCGAGAATTGCGAACAGACACCTTCGCAAGAATCAGATAAATGATTATCACTCATCCAcgtttttagattttttgtCTGAAAATAAATTAGCAAGTTAAGATACCAATGTTCTCCAACACAGAAGCCTTGAAGTGATccaaaaactctttattttgtATTTAGAACAACCGTAAATAAACCTAACAGTATATAAAATAAATCTCTGGAATCTCCAAAGTCAACAGGACTATTTTTGGCCAAGCATTTTAGTAAACAGAACGGACGgccctgtatttttttttcttattagtTGGGGGTAAATATTCTGCGGTATCAGTGCGGCAGGTGCTAACAGTGCTAGGTAATAAAACAGTGGTAAAGTttaggcaattttttttatcctcgTGTTGGGTAGATACGGCTTTTTATAGCCCACgttttcgcaaatttcagcgaaTCGAAAGAGTCTAGCGAGTGGTTAAAATCACGAGTCGAAAAGATAAATccaagcacaagaaaaatcttGGGAACAAGTTTTctcagtttttaattatttataatttatttttcgaATCTTCTCGGACCCACACCTCGGTATTAAGAAAGTCGTATACCAGAAAAAATACTGCAATGTTTTTTCCATTCTCAGCGATTAGAAAGATGGAATCGGTCTTGCTCCGTTTCAGCGGTCGATGTAAACCTGTTTGTTTTGCTGTAACTGTACTAAAGCTATCTTAAGTGCCCGAATAACTTCCTTTCAAACAATGCTTTGTTTAGCATCTTGAATAAAACTATCATTTCGTTACCGCTGCCATAGAGTTTCCATGATCATTAAGTGGTCGCCCAAAATAGACCGTAAGACGGTGTCTTTTCCGCCCTAGTTATTTTAACCCGCTTTTGTCTTTCTAgtgcttgacaaagaaaaagaCATACGACCGTCCGCTCTACTCGATATTCAATattacgaaaagaaaaaataatcgcTCCTACATAAACATCTGGAGTTACAATCAAGTTTAGGTTGCTCAAATGTTTTTACTGCATAAATCTAGTCACCTAGTGTTCGCAAAATGACAGCGACCGAACCTAGTTTTTCATCAACATTAAACTTTCTAGACTTAAGCAAGCTTAGTTACACAGAAACTTTTGTTCAAAATCGCACCGGATCCAACACGTCTGGCTGGATGAATTATCTTTCGTAAATCGTACAACGCTCCCGAAATTCACTCCTTAAAGTGTcttataaaaatgttttcagaaAAATGGGATTATCGCAACACTGAAAATCTGCCAAAATGTACctaattttatgtttttgttctggTGTCAAAACCCTACATTTTTTGAGTTTGCTCAAAATTTTGTCGGAAGCTCAAGGTGATTGTTTTGCCGCTACGGTAGAATAAAAGACTATCTGCATACTAACGCTATAGCTCATCCAAAAGtaccaaaatttctttttgtttttaacaaatgCATTTGCTCTCCATGAAGACTTGTGCTTGTTCAACAAACAATTCAAGCTGAGTTTTATCAGAACTGTTAAATCTTGCTGAAATTGTTTAAAACGCATTTCATTCCCCATATATTTGTTTCCATTCATATTACATTCCGATAAATTGATGTCAGTTCCCTTAAAATCGCCAGAGTGCACAAAGAGCTGACCGTGCAAACAAGCCAACAATCCAGCAAGTTCCTATCCATGATTTTTTAATAACCTTGCTCTTTCCATCTTTATTCCACTATACCTTGATCTTTTATTCGAGCCTGACCCCGCCATGCCTTGAGTCATGATTCCACAAAACGAACTATGAAAGACATCATTTTTACACATCCAATTCACTTTGGTCTGGAACTCTGGGCCTCGGACCTGCGTCTATCACTGGGCTTATGTTTTACGGGACTACTAGCTCCTGATGCGCTGTAGAACTGGTCCGACCAGCTCACAACACTCGCAGCTCGGCTAGTTCGCCCTCGTTCATGAGCTGACATACGATCTTCGCTGTCGGTGTTAAAGATATCTGCAGAAGTTTCCCGTATCGGCGACAGAGCTCTCCTCCCAGCGACGGGCGATTTGGAGCTACGACGCGAGCCACGATAGGACGAACCCGAGGCCGTCAAAGATTGAGGATTTCCCGAGCTCATTGCGTCCTTATTTTTTCCTATgactagatttgctactttgtAGTTCGCCTGATGGCTTAGACTTGATGTGTTACTTAAACGTCTGTCGCCACCAGTCGTGCGACGATCCGGAGGAAAACGGTTTGGATTTGAGGCGGAATCGCTGCAGCCCCCTTCGGACCTTGCAGTCCTAGGAGTTCTTGAACTCAAGGATCTTAAACCTTgaatattattgtctttattcaTTGCTAATCGCTTAACGGCCATTGCTGTCACTGGTGTCAGAACTTTGACTGTGAGAATAAGTCGCCTCGTCATCTGCATTAGCGCGCTCACATCTTGTATAGTCATGGCCCGTACGTCAACTTTATTCACTTTAATAATTTCGTCGCCGACTCGTAACAGCTCAAAAACGTCCACGTCGGTGCCCAAAACAACACGAGAAACAAAAATCCCTTGATCGCGTTCCCAACCATCGCCTTGACGAATATAAAATCCTAGGGTCTCTCCGGGCTTTCGCCGTAATTCAATCGTACGCTGCAGAAATGTGCCATTTTTTGAGCACGCCTCTCGGACGCCTAACACATGCCTGAAGGTGCCTTGAATGATCTTTATTGGAAGCGGTGGACAAGGGTCCCCCTGAGTGTCTGGATCAGTGATATCAGTTGCTTTTCTGATGGCAAAAAATTCGTCCTCTTTCTCAGCAAGTCTCATTTTCTCAAAATCTTCCTGCGAAACACTGCTAAATCGCCGAAGCTGTTCTACAATATCTTCGACGCCCGATTTGCCGGCCGATGGAAAAGGCTTCCCGTTCGGCGACGAAGGTTTCTTTCTCGCGTCTTCTTCGCGAACAGCCATAATATTTTTACTCCAATTTTCTACGCGTCCATCGAGCCGCCATCTTGCTTGAATTCAAAATGAAAAGTTTGCATTTGATTATAGGATATTGTGGCcagcagccaatcagaaaacaaTACTCGAGACAGGTGTATACCGTCACACAAAAACAATCTAGTGAGCTCGTTGCCAGTCAATTTTTGCTTCTGCGACAGAAAACAATTAAGCGCTGGGATATTTTGGTGTTATAGCCAATGGCGCTAAAATCTCCTCTGAGAAGGTCTCACTACGagaaacaaacaattaaaagaaGAGACTCGTCTATATAAACTTTCTAGCCAACGATTAATCCCCACAACTTGTAATGACTAAATCAATTCTGCCCAACACACATTATATATAAGATTTTATGCTTTTGTGGGAAATATAGTGTGTAGGTAGAAGAGAATGACATAATTCGACAGCGCTTTGTTAAACTGACGTGCTCGTAAACTTATAGAATATGCACATTTGATCTCCAATTACGTTTACAACGCGCTGCATTCTGAATTTCAAGCATTAACTTAGTCAAAGTAAAAGATGCCTTCTAAATCTCCAATTTTCACATTCGATGTTTTAGAATGGCCGGTTTTATCCTATAAATCGACGATACATCAAAGTTACGAGACCATGTAAAACACAGTTCATTTAAACACATTATTTGTAAAGTGTCAGACTTAATATATGCAGAAATTAAAATCGCCCACTGGCAGCCAAATGCGATTTAACAAATTTGAAACTCTAAAAAAAGCTACGCTGAGACTCGTCTAAAAGTGTTTCGAATTATTCAAAATCTCCGACACACCAGTTTCAAAAGATTTATCGTCGAACATCTTTACGtccttttttagttttattcgTTCGCTTGTTATTTAGCCACAAAAAAATCGCAGGTTTTTCCATGACGTCAAAGTATTTATTTTAAGCTTTGCTTTTGGGAAAAACGTGTCCTCTTTCCATAGTTGAAACCGAATTAGAAAGCTCTGACGTCAGAGCTAAGATCAAAAAGCGAAGGTTCGCGTAGCCATTTTAAAGCTTCCTTTCAGCTATCGAGTCATCACTTCTGGGAAATAAAACCACATGAAACATTTCACATTACATTTTTTGCTAGCTTTAGCTTTATGTACTGCGTCATTAGGAAGTTTTATTCATCCTAACTTTTTTATACCATTTTAGTAAAATTAGTACCTTGAGAATGAAATActtcttgaaaagaaaaataataataataataataataataataataataacaataataataataataataattttttttaataataataataataataataataataaacagtgGAActggacatttttttttcagcttctaTATATGGGTAAACTAAATTCACTTCAATTTTCACAAAAACCTGGAATGCTTTCATCAGATAAATCTCCGAATAAATAACTGTTCAGATTTTTTTCACTGATTGAAAGATGAGATCTTCGACTACAAAGTTGTAAACCTTTAAATTTACATATTCTATTTCTGTGCAAAGGAAGGGATTTAcaagttaaaaatatatatatttttgccaGAAAATTATATTTAgatacaaataataaattgtATCTATCTATTTACCGGCCTCGCTTTCCTTTAACAGGAAAGAAGGGAAGAAAAACACAACAGTATGACCATTTGATAGTCCTGCTATGAAGGTCTACGTCCGCACTATAATAAAGTCAGAGATTTGATCCGCCGCAGTAATCACAGAGATTTTATGGAATCGCGCTTGCGGATAACATAAACTTGTACcccgtgaccaagtttccctcGTTACTTTTCGTTTACTGTTGATTATATGTGGCCACAAATAAACGTTTCGTGCTACTTTTGCCCATGCTTTCTTTGGACAACTTTCATCTGCTCATTTCCTACTTTACAAAATGTCAAATTCAGCGTGACGTTTGCCGTTGGTCGTATTAAACTGTGATTCCAAATTTCGTTCATATTTCCTTCCAATCGAGTCCCTGAACCCATAAGAAGGAACAAACCATCATTTTTAGGGGTCCACTATTTCCCCTTTGAGGaacggagggggggggggggggggggggcgggtatgggtgatttggtTTTCGGTAAGAATATTTTTTCTCCAAACCTCTAGAGCCAGAAACTTTTTCCCCAACATATAACggtgtaacattttttttccagcatTATACGCCATGAGATATAGTTTTTTCagtgcaggatattttttccctCGTTATCAGGCTGTAGGTAGgatattcttttctgagatcactcattcactcattcactcatgcaccccctcccccccccccccgaaaagtGAAATGTTCGGCCCCATTAACACTTTTTGGGgattatttcaaaacacttcGTCAATCGTCAAAACTTGAACACGTCAGTCCGACTTTTTCAAGTCGTAGTCTACTACACTTGCACgccagaatttttttcaggctttcttttcgcagctgcataagttgcgtctataacaaCTGTGATGTTCTTCTTAGCCGATTTGTTTCTTCATTCCGCAGTTCCAACATATGACATTCATATAATCATCCTCAGTTTCAACTCATCCTGCAAATTAAGTTTCTTATGTTCACACGAGTCCCCTGAGTCTGTTAACCGTGTAAACGCGTAGCTTGACCTGAGCTTAATTATCACCGGGACTGGAATATGAAGTGCGGACCCGGCCTCATTAACCGGAGGCAAGGAGCTCAAAACTTATGGTCCGTTGTTTTTCTTATCACCTCGTTATGTTGTATTTCtcgtttaaaattttcatttttaaattttctttttcgctcATTTTTCCTGATTTAATAAAGAACAAATTTGATACAAGCTCCAGGATTGCAATATTATGACCTGAAACAACCCGCGAGACAAACTTCTCTCGCTAAAACCCCAACCCTAATTGAAgtcatttgtttttctatcTTTGTTTAATAATCAAACACTAAATACAATAAGATAGTACACAAAATGCATATCTACGACACTAAATGTCATGAATTCAATCAAGGATGTCGTGCAGCCTGCAGGTACACTTTATGGCTGGTCAAGAGGCATAATTGGACATTATGAACTAACGTAAACAACAGGTACGCTATTATTGGCGAATCAAGACATGGCAAGCCAAATATTGTAGTTCATCAGAAATGGTGCGTTTTCTCTAACACACGTTTAGTTACAGCGTGAAAGAATGACATTGTACATGTTCTTGTCTTCTACGGAGACGAAGAGAGAAATCAACGATAAGACATGCTTTGGTTTTTAGTTCTCGCTTCTTTGCTCGAGGGCAGTCAGGTGGCAACAGGTTTGTGACAGTGGAGTTATTGTACGCGAAAAACGCAAATGTTTATGACAAAAAAAGGTCTCAGTAGCCTTAAACCGGCAGACCTAAGTCCAACGACCTGACTTAAGATAAAACACCAACAAACGCTTTGATATTTTCATACGTGTACAGGGGTATTCTCCTGTTTTTCGTATGGGCAAAGGAAATAAGTAACGACTTCAGCACGTagttgacctaaaacagcaacaTCCTTGTGACATAGCTTCTTCAGTAAGCAATagagaacaataattttcacAGGGTTCAAACAATACTTATTATTTGAACTTCCAGAGCTTATTATTGTACATGCAAGCTCAGAAAGCAAAGAGTACTGGGTACCAAGGGAACACGTTACATTGGGTGTTCAGGACACAGACACAATAAAGTACCTGGTGGATCAGCTATGTACCATTTTTCACCGTTCACGAAAAATGGCCCTTCACAAGGAAAACTACCCATGCAGAAGCCGATCAAATGCACTCATGCTGTTCAACCCCGCAACAAAAGCAGAGTATAGATTCATTGATTCAACACTCAAAGAAAATAAGATCAAGAATGGAACCAGATTGTATTTGTATTATTCTTGAGCAAAAAACTTGAGTTTTGCTGCTAGGACTCACACAAGTTATATCAAATGATTCTACCAAAGGGAAAACAAAGCATGacaggttctttttttttaccataattTCAAAACCACAGGACTTAATAAGGTGCCCCAATGTTTTCAAGTAGCAATCCGTTTCCATGCATCCTGATCATGGAAAGGGAAAGAGACAAACTTACAGTTGGGGTATAGTTGTAACGCAATATCAAATAACACTGCACCATTATTTCAGGTTTGTGGATGATTCGAAAGCGTTTTAAGGGTGTTAAGGTAATACCATTGAAACATTAGTGACATAACTTCATTAACTAAACAATTCTTACAAAAGCGCTTGAAAGCAAGTCCGTtaacatcctcggagacccaggggtagATAGTGGGGgtgagggaaagtctaaacaaacggaaaaatatggcacaaaagaaaagtaaagaacggccagaagagcccctggggacaacgtcttaccagaccagttccaaacggtcgccgccattctggcttctgattggtgccagaaaaacacaagttttctggtaccaatcagaagccaggacggcggcgaccgtttggaactggtctggtaagacattgtccccaggggctcttctcgacTTCTCGCCGTTCTTACTTTCCTTCGTGCCTTATTTTTCcccccgtttagactttccctcgcccccactatctgcccctgggtctccgaggatggtccGTTAAAGAACTGCTTtcaagtctgaaaaaaaaaacagattgcTAAATTAATTATAATACATCAATCAGTCGATCAATCGGTGGATCCggcgatcgatcgatcgatcgatcgatccaTCCATCCATCAATCCATCCATCAATCCATCCATCAaccaatcaataaatcaatcaaaGTGGTCTACAGTGGTCGACAGATAGATGAACACCGACTTATGGAGCCGATTATGGGAACGTACGTTCCAAGGCGTCGCGACTAGTTTTGTCGCAATGCGATAGTAGGGCAGTGAAATAATGGTGTAAATTCAATATCAGTTTATAATCAAGAGAATAGGTTACGAGAATTTACGAAATGATAGCCAAAGGGGAAAGCTTTGAGTAATATATAAAAACGAGTGCGAGGGTTTCATCAGGGGTTCCAAACACCgagaaacagatgaaagcacTCGGCCTGCGGCCCCgtgcttttattgtttcttGGTGTTTGGAACCCCTGATGAAACCCGAAGCACGAGTTTTTGATACATTACTCAAACGGTACATTAAAAAATATGCAGTAAtacatttttttgcatttgggTACCCTTAACTAAATCGCGAGGGATATGTATTAAGATCAGTCTGAAGAATTGTATGTAAATATTGGGGCttattaaaaggctttttatGGTCTCAAGATCGTGAATCAGTTGGATAAGAGTATTTCATTATACCGCTGagcaacaaaattaataaacaaa from Porites lutea chromosome 6, jaPorLute2.1, whole genome shotgun sequence includes the following:
- the LOC140941112 gene encoding uncharacterized protein — translated: MAVREEDARKKPSSPNGKPFPSAGKSGVEDIVEQLRRFSSVSQEDFEKMRLAEKEDEFFAIRKATDITDPDTQGDPCPPLPIKIIQGTFRHVLGVREACSKNGTFLQRTIELRRKPGETLGFYIRQGDGWERDQGIFVSRVVLGTDVDVFELLRVGDEIIKVNKVDVRAMTIQDVSALMQMTRRLILTVKVLTPVTAMAVKRLAMNKDNNIQGLRSLSSRTPRTARSEGGCSDSASNPNRFPPDRRTTGGDRRLSNTSSLSHQANYKVANLVIGKNKDAMSSGNPQSLTASGSSYRGSRRSSKSPVAGRRALSPIRETSADIFNTDSEDRMSAHERGRTSRAASVVSWSDQFYSASGASSPVKHKPSDRRRSEAQSSRPK